In one window of Blattabacterium sp. (Cryptocercus punctulatus) str. Cpu DNA:
- the rpsQ gene encoding 30S ribosomal protein S17, with amino-acid sequence MIINQENNSITIPRRNSRKQRIGIVVSNKMNKTIIVSETKKVKHKYYGKSILKKKKYMVHDEENISKNGDKVKIMEIKPISKNKCWRLISVLGKIG; translated from the coding sequence ATGATAATAAATCAGGAAAATAATAGTATTACTATTCCTAGAAGAAATAGTAGAAAACAAAGAATAGGAATAGTAGTTAGTAATAAAATGAATAAAACAATTATTGTTTCTGAAACTAAAAAAGTAAAACATAAATATTACGGAAAAAGTATTTTAAAAAAGAAAAAATATATGGTTCATGATGAAGAAAATATATCCAAAAATGGCGATAAAGTAAAGATTATGGAAATAAAACCTATTAGTAAAAATAAATGTTGGAGATTAATTTCTGTTTTAGGTAAAATCGGATAA
- the rplN gene encoding 50S ribosomal protein L14: MLQQESRCRVSDNSGAKVALIIRVLGGSKKKYAFLGDSIVVTIKSAISSGGIVKKGQIAKAIIIRTKKRTRRKDGSYISFDDNACVLINPSGEMMGTRVFGPVARELRDLEYMKIISLAQEVL; the protein is encoded by the coding sequence ATGTTACAACAAGAATCTAGATGTAGAGTTTCTGATAATTCAGGAGCAAAAGTAGCTTTAATTATTCGTGTTCTAGGAGGATCTAAAAAAAAATATGCTTTTTTAGGTGATTCGATAGTTGTTACAATAAAATCGGCTATTTCTAGTGGTGGTATAGTAAAAAAAGGACAAATTGCTAAAGCAATAATAATTAGAACAAAAAAAAGAACGAGAAGAAAAGATGGATCTTATATAAGTTTTGATGATAATGCTTGTGTTTTAATAAATCCTTCTGGTGAGATGATGGGAACTCGAGTTTTTGGACCAGTAGCAAGAGAGTTAAGAGATTTGGAATATATGAAAATTATTTCTTTAGCTCAAGAAGTTTTATAA
- the rplX gene encoding 50S ribosomal protein L24 yields the protein MIKKGDKISILSGNYKGLKGVISKVFPKKKKVIVFGINMIQKHIKPNAKNPKGGIIKKEAPIHISNLKKEEKKKIDDSLSV from the coding sequence ATGATAAAAAAAGGAGATAAAATTTCGATTTTATCAGGAAATTATAAGGGGTTAAAAGGAGTAATTTCAAAAGTTTTTCCAAAAAAAAAAAAAGTTATTGTATTTGGAATAAATATGATTCAAAAACATATTAAACCTAATGCAAAAAATCCTAAAGGAGGAATTATAAAAAAAGAAGCTCCTATACATATATCTAATTTAAAAAAAGAAGAAAAAAAGAAAATAGATGATTCCTTATCAGTCTAG
- the rplE gene encoding 50S ribosomal protein L5, with amino-acid sequence MIPYQSRLKNLYKENIVPKLIKKFDYGSIMEVPRLNKIIVHQGIGKATLDKKLIDFSMNEITSIVGQKAVFCYSKHDESGFKLRKGMPIGVKVTLRRIKMYEFLERLITVSLPRVRDFNGVKINSFDRFGNYNMGITEQVIYPEINIDKIKKNMGMNITFVTSAKSNLEAKFLLFYFGIPFQKNDK; translated from the coding sequence ATGATTCCTTATCAGTCTAGATTAAAAAATTTATATAAAGAAAATATAGTTCCAAAGTTAATAAAAAAATTTGATTATGGTTCTATTATGGAAGTTCCTAGACTTAATAAAATAATTGTACATCAAGGTATTGGAAAAGCAACATTAGATAAGAAACTTATAGATTTTTCTATGAATGAAATAACATCTATTGTAGGGCAAAAAGCAGTTTTTTGTTATTCAAAACATGATGAATCTGGATTTAAATTAAGAAAAGGGATGCCAATAGGAGTAAAGGTTACTTTACGAAGGATAAAAATGTATGAATTTTTGGAAAGATTAATTACGGTTTCTTTACCTAGAGTGAGAGATTTTAATGGAGTAAAAATAAATAGTTTTGATAGATTTGGAAATTATAATATGGGGATTACGGAACAAGTAATTTATCCAGAAATTAATATTGATAAAATTAAAAAAAATATGGGAATGAATATTACATTTGTTACTTCCGCAAAAAGTAATTTAGAAGCTAAATTTCTTTTATTTTATTTTGGAATACCATTTCAAAAAAATGATAAATAA
- the rpsN gene encoding 30S ribosomal protein S14, whose product MAKESVKARQIKREKIVLKYAKKRESLKKSKSYELLQKLPRNASPVRLRNRCSISGRSRGYMRLFGISRIVFRSMVSQGLIPGVKKASW is encoded by the coding sequence ATGGCGAAAGAATCTGTAAAAGCAAGACAAATAAAAAGAGAAAAAATTGTATTAAAATATGCAAAAAAAAGAGAAAGTTTGAAAAAATCTAAAAGTTATGAATTATTGCAAAAACTTCCCCGAAATGCATCTCCGGTACGTTTAAGAAATAGATGTTCAATAAGTGGAAGAAGTAGAGGATATATGAGATTATTTGGTATATCTCGTATTGTTTTCAGAAGTATGGTTTCTCAAGGTCTTATACCTGGAGTAAAAAAAGCAAGTTGGTAA
- the rpsH gene encoding 30S ribosomal protein S8 has translation MNTDPIADFLTRIRNACIVKHKLLKIPSSKLKKELSKILLENGYILDYKLEKKDKEIIKIALKYFKNNSVIQRLIRISKPGLRKYTKYKNIPRVLNGLGIAIISTSYGIITDKQARKKRLGGEILCYVY, from the coding sequence ATGAATACCGATCCTATTGCAGATTTTTTAACTAGAATTAGAAATGCTTGTATAGTAAAACACAAATTATTAAAAATTCCCTCTTCTAAATTAAAAAAAGAACTTTCTAAAATTCTATTAGAAAATGGTTATATTTTAGATTATAAATTGGAAAAAAAGGATAAGGAAATAATTAAAATTGCTTTAAAATATTTTAAAAATAATTCCGTAATTCAACGATTAATTAGAATAAGTAAACCAGGATTAAGAAAATATACTAAATATAAAAATATACCTCGGGTTTTAAATGGATTAGGAATTGCAATTATTTCTACTTCTTATGGTATAATAACAGATAAACAGGCAAGAAAAAAAAGATTAGGAGGTGAAATTTTATGTTATGTTTATTAA
- the rplF gene encoding 50S ribosomal protein L6, with the protein MSRIGKMPISIPKDVYINIIDNKIIIKGKLGILSQKFSEKIKIIFKNDKLFLSRIQEDKKTKSLHGLYRVLIDNMVKGVTNGFQKELELIGIGYRVSYYEEILEFNLGFSHKIMMKIPKEICAEIKINKGQNPILILKSYDKQLLGMIASKIRSLRVPEPYKGKGIKYLKESIRKKTGKSA; encoded by the coding sequence ATGTCTAGAATTGGAAAAATGCCTATATCTATACCTAAGGATGTATATATAAATATTATTGATAATAAAATAATTATAAAAGGGAAATTAGGTATTTTAAGTCAAAAATTTTCCGAAAAAATAAAAATTATTTTTAAAAATGATAAATTATTTTTAAGTAGAATACAAGAAGATAAAAAAACTAAATCTTTACATGGATTATATCGTGTATTAATTGATAATATGGTTAAAGGAGTTACTAATGGATTTCAAAAGGAATTAGAATTAATTGGAATTGGATATAGAGTATCTTATTATGAAGAAATATTAGAATTTAATTTAGGTTTTTCTCATAAAATTATGATGAAAATTCCTAAAGAAATTTGTGCAGAAATAAAAATAAATAAAGGGCAAAATCCAATTCTTATATTAAAATCTTACGATAAACAACTTTTAGGTATGATAGCTTCTAAAATTCGTTCATTAAGAGTACCAGAACCATATAAAGGAAAAGGAATAAAATATTTAAAAGAATCTATTCGTAAAAAAACTGGAAAATCTGCTTAA
- the rplR gene encoding 50S ribosomal protein L18 yields the protein MKGNKKKFKKFLGTKKKPRITVFRSNKAIYAQIIDDLSGKTLVSSSSREKIFRNNMKIKQTKIKLSNEVGKLLGERASLLKIKKVIFDRGKYLYHGRIKSLAEGVREMGLDF from the coding sequence ATGAAGGGAAATAAAAAAAAATTTAAAAAATTTTTAGGAACTAAAAAAAAACCTAGAATTACTGTTTTTAGAAGTAATAAAGCAATTTATGCACAAATAATTGATGATTTGTCTGGAAAAACTTTAGTATCTTCTTCTTCTAGAGAAAAAATATTTAGAAATAATATGAAAATAAAACAAACAAAAATAAAATTATCTAATGAAGTTGGAAAATTATTAGGAGAAAGAGCAAGTTTATTAAAAATAAAAAAGGTAATTTTTGATAGAGGAAAGTATTTATATCATGGTAGGATCAAATCCTTAGCAGAAGGGGTAAGAGAAATGGGTTTAGATTTTTGA
- the rpsE gene encoding 30S ribosomal protein S5 encodes MVIFLDKKRKHSGLELKEKLVGVTRVCKVTKGRRYFSFSAIVIKGNEDGMVGYGFGKSKEATDAIRKAGEQAKRNLCKVCIYNGTIPHEQEARYGGAHILIKPASAGTGIIAGGPLRAVLETVGLRDVLSKSKGSSNPHNIIKATIKALKYMRDIQIISKERGLSIERVYNGVEYVK; translated from the coding sequence ATGGTAATATTTTTAGATAAAAAAAGAAAACATTCAGGATTAGAACTAAAAGAAAAATTAGTTGGAGTTACAAGAGTGTGTAAAGTTACTAAAGGAAGAAGATATTTTAGTTTTAGTGCTATTGTTATTAAAGGAAATGAAGATGGAATGGTAGGATATGGATTTGGAAAATCTAAGGAAGCTACTGATGCTATTCGTAAAGCTGGGGAACAGGCTAAACGAAATTTATGTAAAGTTTGTATTTATAATGGAACTATACCACATGAACAAGAAGCTAGGTATGGTGGGGCTCATATTCTTATTAAACCAGCATCTGCAGGAACTGGTATTATAGCTGGGGGACCTTTAAGAGCAGTTCTTGAAACTGTAGGATTGAGAGATGTTTTATCAAAATCTAAAGGATCATCCAATCCCCATAATATAATTAAAGCTACAATTAAAGCTTTAAAATATATGAGAGATATTCAGATAATTTCTAAAGAAAGAGGTCTTTCTATTGAAAGAGTATATAATGGAGTGGAATATGTAAAATAA
- the rplO gene encoding 50S ribosomal protein L15 encodes MELNFLIPKKGSKKKKLRLGRGQGSGKGGTCGRGHKGSKSRSGYSKKLGFEGGQMPIQRRIPKFGFKNPNRKKYFIINLDYLQELVNKRKISDIINQQTLLNNRLLMKKNGLIKILAGRKILKISLKITASKFSKKAIFYIKKAGGEVFYI; translated from the coding sequence ATGGAGTTAAATTTTTTGATTCCAAAAAAAGGATCTAAAAAAAAAAAGTTAAGATTAGGTAGAGGACAAGGTTCTGGAAAAGGTGGGACTTGTGGTAGAGGACATAAAGGATCAAAATCCCGTTCTGGATATTCTAAAAAATTGGGGTTTGAAGGGGGTCAAATGCCAATTCAAAGAAGAATTCCTAAATTTGGATTTAAAAATCCTAATAGAAAAAAATATTTTATAATTAATTTAGATTATTTACAAGAATTAGTAAATAAGAGAAAAATATCTGATATTATTAATCAACAAACATTATTAAATAATCGTTTATTAATGAAAAAAAATGGATTAATAAAAATTTTAGCAGGAAGAAAAATATTAAAAATTTCATTAAAAATTACTGCATCTAAATTTAGTAAAAAAGCTATTTTTTATATAAAAAAAGCAGGTGGAGAGGTTTTTTATATATGA
- the secY gene encoding preprotein translocase subunit SecY: protein MNNFLIIFHNIWNIRELRKKIIITLSFLLVYRFGAYIPIPGINPLGIVDFMKSMNSGSKGLMQILSSFTGGAFNRASILALGIMPYISASIIIQLMCIVIPYLQKVQRDGESGKRHINFITRWLTVGICLIQAPLYLISLTKKFSPINNSSSSDLFLSNTYLLNINTFYGKILFWTIGIIILTSGTLFTMWLGDKITDEGIGNGISLIIMSGIIVRFPDSIVKEIYNKLNIGNGGMIILFFEFLLWLIVILFCIVIIQSIRKIPIQYVSHYKSLGLSAKLIHKKHQYIPLKMTAAGVMPIIFSQAIMLFPLTFFNYVNNEKIKNFFYLFQDVYGLWYNLAFSILVIIFTFFYTAITIPVNQIADDLKRNGGHIPKIKPGKETVEYIDSILSKITLPGAILLAIIAILPSIVFRIGITQNFSLFYGGTSLLIVVGVMLDLIQQVDIYLLNYYYDDLMMIKNHNNSRYISNNKM, encoded by the coding sequence ATGAATAATTTTTTAATTATATTTCATAATATTTGGAATATAAGAGAATTACGGAAAAAAATAATAATAACTTTAAGTTTTTTATTAGTATATCGTTTTGGTGCATATATTCCTATTCCTGGAATTAATCCTTTAGGAATTGTAGATTTTATGAAGTCAATGAATTCAGGATCTAAAGGATTAATGCAAATTCTTTCTTCTTTTACGGGAGGTGCTTTTAATCGTGCTTCTATTTTAGCTTTAGGAATTATGCCATATATATCTGCTTCTATTATAATACAATTAATGTGTATTGTAATTCCATATTTACAAAAAGTACAAAGAGATGGAGAAAGTGGAAAAAGACATATCAATTTTATAACAAGATGGTTAACTGTTGGAATATGTTTAATTCAAGCTCCTTTATATCTTATTTCTTTAACTAAAAAATTTAGTCCTATTAATAATTCATCATCTTCTGATTTATTTTTATCCAATACTTATCTTTTGAATATAAATACTTTTTATGGAAAAATTTTATTTTGGACAATTGGAATAATAATATTAACTTCAGGTACCCTGTTTACTATGTGGTTAGGAGATAAAATAACGGATGAAGGGATAGGAAATGGAATTTCTTTAATAATTATGTCTGGAATTATAGTTCGTTTTCCAGATTCTATTGTAAAAGAAATTTATAATAAATTAAATATTGGAAATGGAGGAATGATTATTTTATTTTTTGAATTTTTATTATGGTTAATAGTAATTCTTTTTTGTATTGTAATTATTCAATCTATTAGAAAAATTCCCATTCAATATGTTTCTCATTATAAATCTTTAGGATTAAGTGCTAAATTGATTCATAAAAAACATCAGTATATTCCATTAAAAATGACTGCTGCAGGTGTAATGCCAATTATTTTTTCTCAAGCAATTATGCTTTTTCCATTAACTTTTTTTAATTACGTAAATAATGAGAAAATTAAAAATTTTTTTTATTTATTTCAAGATGTTTATGGTTTATGGTATAATTTAGCTTTTTCTATCTTGGTGATAATATTTACTTTTTTTTATACAGCAATTACTATCCCAGTAAATCAAATAGCTGATGATTTAAAAAGAAATGGAGGACATATCCCGAAAATAAAACCAGGTAAAGAAACTGTAGAATATATAGATTCCATTTTATCAAAAATAACACTTCCGGGAGCTATCTTATTAGCTATAATTGCAATACTACCATCTATAGTTTTTCGTATAGGGATTACTCAAAATTTTTCTTTATTTTATGGGGGAACTTCTTTATTAATAGTTGTAGGAGTTATGTTAGATCTTATACAACAAGTAGATATATATTTATTAAATTATTATTATGACGATTTAATGATGATAAAAAATCATAACAATAGTAGATATATTTCTAATAATAAAATGTAG
- the infA gene encoding translation initiation factor IF-1 codes for MSKQKHIEVDGIIIESSPNAMFRVELENGCIVKAHISGKMRMHYIKILPGDKVRLEMSSYDLNRGRITYRY; via the coding sequence ATGTCTAAACAAAAGCATATCGAAGTAGATGGTATAATTATAGAATCTTCTCCAAATGCTATGTTCCGTGTTGAATTGGAAAATGGTTGTATTGTTAAGGCTCATATTTCAGGAAAAATGAGAATGCATTATATAAAAATTTTACCTGGTGATAAAGTGAGATTAGAAATGTCTTCATATGATTTAAATAGAGGTAGGATTACCTATAGATATTAA
- the rpmJ gene encoding 50S ribosomal protein L36 yields the protein MKVRTSLKKRTDNCKFIRRKGRLRIINKKNPRFKQRQG from the coding sequence ATGAAAGTAAGGACTTCTTTAAAAAAACGAACAGATAATTGTAAATTTATTAGAAGAAAAGGACGTTTACGTATTATTAATAAAAAAAATCCTAGATTTAAACAAAGACAAGGTTAA
- the rpsM gene encoding 30S ribosomal protein S13 codes for MARISGIDIPKYKRGIIGLMSLYGISKSLSSKILFHVGIDENVKVESWSDEDISNIRKYISDNIKIEGELRSEIQLNIKRLMDIGCYRGTRHRKGLPLRGQKTKNNCRTRKGRKKTVANKKKITK; via the coding sequence ATGGCTAGAATTTCAGGAATAGATATTCCAAAATATAAAAGAGGAATTATTGGTCTTATGTCTTTATATGGAATAAGTAAAAGTTTATCAAGTAAAATTTTATTTCATGTTGGAATTGATGAAAATGTAAAAGTAGAAAGTTGGTCTGATGAAGATATTAGTAATATAAGAAAATATATATCAGATAATATAAAAATTGAAGGTGAATTAAGATCTGAAATTCAATTAAATATTAAAAGATTAATGGATATTGGATGTTATAGAGGGACTAGACATAGAAAAGGTCTTCCTTTGAGAGGGCAAAAAACTAAAAATAATTGTAGAACTAGAAAAGGAAGAAAAAAAACTGTAGCAAATAAGAAAAAAATAACAAAATAA
- the rpsK gene encoding 30S ribosomal protein S11, whose amino-acid sequence MAKLSSGKKKSVVVDPLGEAHIQSTFNNIIITLTNKKGEVIAWSSAGKMNFKGSKKNTPYAAQITAENVAKKGLNAGIKKIEVKVKGPGAGRDAAIRALSNSGILVTLIKDITPLPHNGCRPPKRRRI is encoded by the coding sequence ATGGCAAAGTTATCATCGGGGAAAAAAAAATCAGTTGTAGTTGATCCATTAGGTGAAGCTCACATTCAATCTACATTTAATAATATTATTATTACATTAACGAATAAAAAAGGAGAGGTTATAGCATGGTCTTCAGCTGGAAAAATGAATTTTAAGGGTTCTAAAAAGAATACTCCTTATGCTGCTCAAATAACTGCAGAAAACGTAGCAAAAAAGGGATTAAATGCAGGAATTAAAAAAATTGAAGTAAAAGTAAAAGGTCCTGGAGCAGGTAGAGATGCGGCGATACGAGCTTTAAGTAATTCTGGAATTTTAGTAACTTTAATAAAAGATATTACCCCTTTACCTCATAATGGTTGTCGCCCACCAAAAAGAAGAAGAATTTAA
- the rpsD gene encoding 30S ribosomal protein S4, translating to MGRYIGPKTKISRKFGECIYGEDKYFERRKYPSGEHGNNRRRGKRSEYFIQLIEKQKAKYTYGILEHQFKKLFIESSRKKGITGELLLQFCESRLDNIVFRLKFAPSRSSARQIISHKHIMVNNTIVNIPSFRLKPGDKIEIREKSKKHPVILESINKKIRIIVEWLILDEKNMFGIFRIMPKRIQIPENIKEQLIVEFYSK from the coding sequence ATGGGAAGATATATAGGGCCAAAAACGAAAATTTCTCGTAAATTTGGAGAATGTATATATGGAGAAGATAAATATTTTGAAAGAAGAAAATATCCATCTGGAGAACATGGAAATAATCGCCGTAGAGGTAAACGATCAGAATATTTTATACAATTGATAGAAAAACAAAAAGCAAAATATACTTATGGTATATTAGAGCACCAATTTAAAAAATTATTTATAGAATCGTCAAGAAAAAAAGGAATTACTGGAGAATTGTTATTACAATTCTGTGAATCTCGTCTTGATAATATTGTTTTTAGATTAAAATTTGCTCCATCTAGATCTTCAGCACGTCAGATAATTTCTCATAAGCATATTATGGTGAATAATACTATTGTTAATATTCCTTCTTTTAGATTAAAACCTGGGGATAAAATTGAAATAAGAGAAAAGTCAAAAAAACATCCAGTTATATTAGAATCTATAAATAAAAAAATAAGAATTATAGTAGAATGGTTAATTTTAGATGAAAAAAATATGTTTGGGATATTTAGAATCATGCCAAAAAGAATACAAATACCAGAAAATATTAAAGAACAGTTAATTGTTGAATTTTATTCAAAATAA
- a CDS encoding DNA-directed RNA polymerase subunit alpha: MDILDFVKPNKIIVSEFSDYKGVFHLKPLEPGYGITLGNSLRRVLLSSLKGFAITSIRIKGVKYEFSTIEGVIEDVTEIILNLKKIRFKQKVYGVTKEIVNTFLNKYEKVTGKIFNKFISNFQIINTDLLICNKNKSIPLEISFIIEEGRGYVPAEENKKNNNDLIGNIPIDSIYTPIKNVKYTIENCRVGQKTDFETLLLEIKTDGSICPKMALMEAANILIQYFSIFSLEKIGKEEPEKIGKENKYDEDFLRMRTLLKSKLNEMDLSVRTKNCLKSAFIETIADLVILDKTSMLNMRNFGKKSLEELEIKMKNKGLYFGMNISEYKINNKNK; the protein is encoded by the coding sequence ATGGATATTCTAGATTTTGTTAAACCTAATAAAATTATAGTATCTGAATTTTCAGATTATAAGGGAGTTTTTCATTTAAAACCTTTAGAACCTGGTTATGGTATTACATTAGGAAATTCTTTAAGAAGAGTATTATTAAGTTCATTAAAAGGATTTGCGATAACTTCTATTAGAATTAAGGGTGTAAAATATGAATTTTCTACTATAGAAGGTGTAATTGAAGATGTTACTGAAATTATTTTAAATTTAAAAAAAATTCGTTTTAAACAGAAAGTATATGGAGTAACTAAAGAAATAGTTAATACTTTTTTGAATAAATATGAAAAAGTAACCGGAAAAATTTTTAATAAATTTATTTCTAATTTTCAAATTATAAATACAGATTTATTAATTTGTAATAAAAATAAATCCATTCCATTAGAAATAAGTTTTATTATTGAAGAAGGAAGAGGTTATGTTCCAGCAGAAGAAAATAAAAAAAATAATAATGATTTAATTGGAAATATTCCTATAGATTCTATTTATACTCCTATTAAAAATGTGAAATATACAATAGAAAATTGTCGTGTTGGGCAAAAAACAGATTTTGAAACCCTTTTATTAGAAATTAAAACGGATGGATCTATATGTCCTAAAATGGCATTAATGGAAGCTGCTAATATTTTAATTCAATATTTTTCTATTTTTTCATTAGAAAAAATTGGAAAAGAAGAGCCTGAAAAAATTGGAAAAGAAAATAAATATGATGAAGATTTTTTACGTATGCGTACATTATTAAAATCTAAATTAAATGAAATGGATTTATCTGTACGTACAAAAAATTGTTTAAAATCTGCTTTTATAGAAACTATAGCTGATTTAGTAATTCTTGATAAAACTAGTATGTTAAATATGAGAAATTTTGGAAAAAAATCATTAGAAGAATTGGAAATTAAAATGAAAAATAAAGGTTTATATTTTGGAATGAATATATCTGAATATAAAATAAATAATAAAAATAAATAG
- the rplQ gene encoding 50S ribosomal protein L17: protein MNHRKKNNHLSRKYGHRKSILSNMSSSLIKNKKIFTTLAKAKALKKYVEPIITKSKINTTHSKRNIFSLLRDKIAVSELFNESFKKVRERPGGYTRIIKIGFRSGDMAKVSLIELVDFNNIYNSKKNLKSVRRSGKKKRVNPIE from the coding sequence ATGAATCATAGAAAAAAAAATAATCATTTGAGTAGGAAATATGGACATAGAAAATCAATTTTATCTAATATGTCTTCATCTTTAATTAAAAATAAAAAAATTTTTACTACTCTTGCTAAAGCTAAAGCTTTAAAAAAATATGTAGAACCTATTATAACAAAATCTAAAATAAACACAACTCATTCTAAAAGAAATATTTTTTCTTTATTAAGAGATAAAATTGCGGTATCGGAACTTTTTAATGAATCTTTTAAAAAAGTTCGTGAACGTCCTGGTGGATATACAAGAATTATAAAAATTGGATTTCGTTCCGGAGATATGGCAAAAGTATCTCTTATTGAATTGGTAGATTTTAATAATATTTATAATTCTAAAAAAAATTTAAAATCAGTAAGACGTAGTGGAAAAAAGAAAAGGGTTAATCCAATAGAATAA
- the eno gene encoding phosphopyruvate hydratase — MRKIKIIKARQILDSRGNPTVEVDVITNNNILGRASVPSGASKGENEAIELRDGNTEFLGNGVLKAVHNVNNIIAPELIGKSVMDQLYIDKLILNLDGTKNKRRLGSNAILGVSLAVTKAASKELNIPIYKYIGGVYAHSLPIPLINIINGGKHSDSSIAFQEFMIVPVGANTFFESIQMGYKVYYKLKEILSKKGLSTNIGDEGGFSSNFNNIEDVLDNILESIHLSGYEPYDQIGIALDCAASEFYKKEKYNYSKFEKIQNNKEKIKKSRKEHVDYLSFLTKRYPIISIEDGMDQNDWNGWKLLTNELGKEIQLVGDDLFVTQVDKLNKGIKEKIANSILIKLNQVGTLTETIETINIAKKNKYNNIISHRSGDTEDTFIADLSVAFNIEQIKTGSICRSERTSKYNQLLRIEELLGKNSYYPRLFLN; from the coding sequence ATGAGAAAAATAAAAATTATTAAAGCAAGACAAATATTAGATTCTAGGGGTAATCCTACTGTAGAAGTAGATGTTATTACAAATAATAATATATTAGGACGTGCTTCAGTACCATCTGGAGCCTCAAAAGGTGAAAATGAAGCTATTGAATTAAGAGATGGAAATACAGAATTTTTAGGTAATGGAGTTTTGAAAGCCGTTCATAATGTGAATAATATTATTGCTCCTGAATTAATAGGAAAATCTGTAATGGATCAATTATATATAGATAAATTAATTTTAAATTTAGATGGAACAAAAAATAAAAGAAGATTAGGGTCTAATGCAATTTTAGGAGTTTCTTTAGCAGTAACAAAAGCAGCATCTAAAGAATTAAATATTCCTATTTATAAATATATAGGAGGTGTATATGCACATTCACTACCGATTCCTTTAATAAATATTATAAATGGAGGTAAACATTCTGATAGTTCTATAGCATTTCAAGAATTTATGATAGTTCCTGTAGGTGCAAATACTTTTTTTGAATCTATTCAAATGGGATATAAAGTTTATTATAAATTAAAAGAAATTTTATCTAAAAAAGGATTATCTACAAATATTGGTGATGAAGGTGGTTTTTCTTCTAATTTTAATAATATTGAAGATGTATTAGATAATATTTTAGAATCTATACATTTATCAGGTTATGAACCTTATGATCAAATAGGTATAGCTTTAGATTGTGCTGCTTCTGAATTTTATAAAAAAGAAAAATATAATTATTCTAAATTTGAAAAAATTCAAAATAATAAAGAAAAAATAAAAAAATCTAGAAAAGAACATGTTGATTATTTATCGTTTTTAACGAAACGTTATCCAATTATATCTATAGAAGATGGAATGGATCAAAATGATTGGAATGGATGGAAATTATTAACTAATGAATTAGGTAAAGAAATTCAATTAGTTGGAGATGATCTTTTTGTTACACAAGTTGACAAATTAAATAAAGGAATAAAAGAAAAAATTGCAAATTCTATACTAATAAAACTTAATCAAGTAGGAACACTTACAGAAACTATAGAAACGATAAATATAGCAAAAAAAAATAAATATAATAATATTATTTCTCATCGTTCTGGAGATACAGAAGATACTTTTATAGCAGATCTTTCTGTTGCATTTAATATTGAACAAATTAAAACTGGTTCTATTTGTCGTTCGGAACGTACTTCAAAATATAATCAATTATTACGTATTGAAGAATTACTTGGAAAAAATTCTTATTATCCAAGATTATTTTTAAACTAA